AAAATACTCTGGCGAAATCACCTTCGAGGTAATCCATTGGCTAGCAGGACTCAGCACCGCTACAACCAACGTAATAATTGCTCCGCTGACAAAACCTTGCCGATAGGTCATTTTACCTGCATAATCATCATTCTTTTTGTCTAGCAACGCAAAAACATAAATAGCGATAGCGGGAATAGCAATGAAATTAGTAACAATAGGATGCTTGTCGATATAGGGGCCATGTAAACCTATGACTTTTTCAAGTACCATCCAGAAAAGACTCATT
The DNA window shown above is from Flectobacillus major DSM 103 and carries:
- a CDS encoding DUF4199 domain-containing protein, producing MNTIATELKWGVIFVLMSLFWMVLEKVIGLHGPYIDKHPIVTNFIAIPAIAIYVFALLDKKNDDYAGKMTYRQGFVSGAIITLVVAVLSPASQWITSKVISPEYFPNVITYVVSHGQMSQTDAEAYFNLKNYMIQSVVGAIIMGLLTTAIVAFFTKSKS